CGACCGGGAGTTCACGACGGCGGCCGGCCGCAGCGCCCGGCGACGGCTCGGTATCGACACCGACCACGGCGAGGTGACGCGCTTCGTCGTCCAACTCGAGTATTGCACCGACCCGGAGGCCGATGAGTGGGCCACCGTCGTCCGGTACGACCACGACGGCGAGGGGAGTGACGAGGCCACCCACGACGTCACCGAGGAGGGGTTACACAT
This is a stretch of genomic DNA from Halomarina litorea. It encodes these proteins:
- a CDS encoding DUF7718 family protein; this translates as MTDDPRDYDREFTTAAGRSARRRLGIDTDHGEVTRFVVQLEYCTDPEADEWATVVRYDHDGEGSDEATHDVTEEGLHIDVYRDGAKVDSHELTPPMPANAALNAAEAHLSEHVEGYLRRFEQWHGIQNP